One genomic window of Paenisporosarcina antarctica includes the following:
- the fapR gene encoding transcription factor FapR — protein MKRTKKERQQLLIETIKNNPFITDEELSIQFSVSVQTIRLDRLELSIPELRERIKHVASKSFEDELQSLSIHELIGEMVDIELDKRAISIFDVKLEHIFKRNQIARGHHLFAQANSLAVAVIKDELALTVKSNLSFVKPVKLGDRVIAKAIVILKDQEKNRTFVEVISTVENEIVFEGQFEMYRTNEPSKGDTK, from the coding sequence ATGAAACGTACAAAAAAAGAACGCCAACAACTATTAATTGAGACCATAAAAAATAATCCGTTTATTACAGATGAAGAACTATCAATCCAGTTTTCAGTCAGTGTTCAAACAATCCGTTTAGACCGTTTAGAACTTTCAATACCTGAGTTGCGTGAACGGATCAAACATGTAGCTTCAAAGTCATTTGAAGATGAGCTTCAATCTTTGTCTATACATGAATTGATTGGAGAAATGGTAGACATTGAACTCGATAAACGTGCTATTTCCATATTTGACGTAAAATTAGAACATATCTTTAAGCGAAATCAAATTGCACGAGGTCATCATTTATTCGCACAAGCGAACTCTTTAGCAGTTGCGGTCATTAAGGATGAATTGGCATTGACGGTAAAATCCAATTTATCTTTTGTAAAACCAGTTAAACTCGGAGATCGGGTCATTGCGAAAGCAATTGTTATCCTAAAAGATCAAGAAAAAAATCGCACATTTGTAGAAGTCATTTCAACTGTTGAAAACGAGATTGTTTTTGAAGGACAATTTGAAATGTATCGAACGAATGAGCCAAGTAAAGGTGATACGAAATGA
- the recG gene encoding ATP-dependent DNA helicase RecG: protein MSNKALQSVSSLKGIGGETEKTLADMGILTLHDLVMTFPYRHEDFRLKNIAETPHNERVTVEGRVESEPSVLFLGKNKSRLQIRLLVGPHLIKVVFFNQAYLKNKIVSGQTITVTGKWDRGRQAISVSHYSAGPKTDNVDFEPMYSLKGSLHQKTFRKFMHQALQEVESDLQELLPYNIRHSYKLLPVQEALQGVHFPKDADHVKQARRRFVYEELLLFQLKMQAIKKVRKEQNKGIAIAYDIHKIKDLIATLPYELTAAQKRVVNEICKDLKEPHRMNRLLQGDVGSGKTVVAAIALYAVITAGFQGALMAPTEILAEQHAESLHDWLSPMGIRIAVLTGSTKTKARRTLHEQLQNGEIDLLIGTHALIQPDVEFRKLGLVITDEQHRFGVEQRRVLRDKGMSPDVLFMTATPIPRTLAITAFGEMDVSIIDEMPAGRKEIETHWVKKELFDQIIKRMVVELKAGNQAYVICPLIEESEKLDVQNAVDVYEQLSSIFHQQFNVGLMHGRLHSTEKDEVMRAFSEGQIQVLVSTTVVEVGVNVPNATFIVIYDAERFGLAQLHQLRGRVGRGSEQSYCILLADPKSEDGKERMLSMTETNDGFKLAEKDLELRGAGDFFGRKQSGVPEFKMADLVHDYRALETARQDAEKFLASDEFWTSEETKYLRTYLEQSGALNGERID, encoded by the coding sequence GTGTCTAATAAGGCACTTCAGTCCGTTAGTAGCTTAAAGGGCATTGGTGGCGAAACGGAAAAAACACTTGCCGATATGGGGATATTGACCTTGCATGATTTAGTCATGACATTTCCATATCGTCATGAAGATTTTAGATTAAAAAATATTGCAGAAACACCACATAATGAACGTGTTACAGTTGAAGGAAGGGTCGAAAGCGAGCCTTCCGTTCTTTTTTTAGGGAAAAATAAATCCAGATTACAAATTCGTCTACTCGTAGGACCACATTTAATAAAAGTCGTATTTTTTAACCAAGCATATTTGAAAAATAAGATAGTAAGCGGGCAAACGATAACGGTTACTGGTAAATGGGATCGTGGTCGTCAAGCCATTAGTGTGTCTCATTACTCGGCAGGTCCTAAAACTGATAATGTTGATTTTGAGCCTATGTATAGTTTGAAAGGCTCCCTCCATCAAAAAACCTTTCGTAAATTTATGCATCAAGCTTTGCAAGAAGTAGAATCGGATTTACAAGAGTTATTACCTTATAATATAAGACATTCCTACAAACTGTTGCCTGTACAAGAAGCGCTTCAAGGTGTTCATTTCCCTAAAGATGCTGACCATGTTAAACAAGCTCGTAGACGTTTTGTTTATGAAGAGTTACTGTTGTTTCAATTGAAGATGCAAGCGATTAAAAAAGTACGTAAAGAACAAAATAAGGGCATAGCAATTGCTTACGATATCCATAAAATAAAAGACTTGATAGCGACTTTACCTTATGAGTTAACAGCTGCTCAGAAGCGGGTTGTTAATGAAATTTGTAAAGATTTAAAAGAACCTCATCGAATGAATCGATTGCTTCAAGGCGATGTAGGTTCTGGGAAAACGGTTGTAGCGGCAATAGCATTGTACGCAGTGATCACAGCCGGTTTTCAAGGGGCATTAATGGCTCCAACAGAAATTTTAGCTGAACAACATGCCGAGTCCTTACATGATTGGTTATCACCAATGGGCATTCGCATCGCGGTGTTAACTGGTTCTACGAAAACAAAAGCTCGTAGAACTCTACATGAGCAACTCCAAAATGGTGAGATAGACTTACTAATTGGGACGCATGCCTTAATTCAACCAGATGTAGAATTTCGGAAACTTGGTCTCGTGATTACTGATGAGCAACATCGATTTGGTGTTGAACAACGACGCGTATTACGAGACAAAGGGATGAGTCCAGATGTATTATTTATGACTGCCACACCAATTCCGCGAACCCTTGCAATTACAGCATTTGGCGAAATGGATGTGTCAATCATCGATGAAATGCCTGCTGGACGAAAAGAAATCGAAACCCATTGGGTCAAAAAGGAACTATTTGATCAAATTATTAAACGCATGGTTGTAGAATTGAAAGCGGGTAACCAAGCATATGTAATTTGTCCACTCATCGAAGAATCAGAAAAGCTCGATGTTCAAAACGCTGTGGATGTATATGAACAATTATCCTCCATTTTCCACCAGCAATTTAATGTTGGCCTTATGCATGGTCGTTTACATTCAACTGAAAAAGATGAAGTGATGCGAGCATTCAGTGAAGGGCAAATTCAAGTGCTCGTGTCCACAACTGTTGTAGAAGTAGGAGTTAATGTACCCAATGCTACGTTTATAGTTATTTATGATGCCGAACGATTTGGATTAGCCCAGCTTCATCAATTACGTGGGCGTGTAGGTCGTGGTTCAGAACAGTCCTACTGTATTTTACTAGCTGATCCAAAATCGGAAGATGGTAAAGAACGAATGTTATCAATGACTGAAACGAATGATGGTTTTAAGTTGGCTGAAAAAGATTTAGAGCTTCGAGGTGCGGGTGATTTTTTCGGTCGCAAACAAAGTGGGGTTCCAGAATTTAAAATGGCAGACTTAGTTCATGACTACCGAGCATTAGAAACAGCTAGACAAGATGCTGAAAAATTTCTTGCATCTGATGAATTTTGGACAAGTGAAGAGACCAAGTATTTACGTACTTACTTAGAACAGTCAGGTGCATTAAATGGAGAACGAATAGATTAA
- the sdaAA gene encoding L-serine ammonia-lyase, iron-sulfur-dependent, subunit alpha yields the protein MKFLFRNVKELVALATTENKLISELMIEQEMLVTRRSREDIMKQMDTNLTVMEQAVEKGLKGVHSTSGLTGGDAVLLHNYMKTGKTLSGALLIDAVSKAVATNEVNAAMGTICATPTAGSAGVVPGTLFAVQNQLNPTREEMIRYLFTSGAFGFVVANNASISGAAGGCQAEVGSAAAMAAAAIVEMSGGTPQQCSEAFAISMKNMLGLVCDPVAGLVEVPCVKRNAMGAANALVSADMALAGVTSRIPCDEVIDAMYKIGQTMPTALKETAQGGLAATPTGRALAERIFGADFVKGV from the coding sequence ATGAAATTTTTATTCCGTAATGTAAAAGAGTTAGTCGCATTAGCGACAACTGAAAATAAATTGATTTCTGAGTTAATGATTGAACAAGAAATGCTGGTTACCCGAAGAAGTCGTGAAGATATTATGAAGCAAATGGATACCAATCTAACTGTCATGGAACAAGCGGTGGAAAAGGGTTTAAAAGGTGTTCATTCGACATCAGGATTAACCGGTGGAGACGCGGTACTTCTTCACAACTATATGAAAACAGGAAAGACACTTTCAGGGGCGTTATTAATTGATGCTGTGAGTAAAGCTGTCGCAACAAACGAAGTGAACGCAGCTATGGGAACCATTTGTGCAACTCCTACTGCAGGTTCTGCAGGAGTGGTTCCAGGTACTTTATTTGCTGTTCAAAATCAATTAAATCCTACACGTGAAGAAATGATTCGTTATTTATTTACTTCAGGTGCATTTGGATTTGTTGTCGCAAACAACGCGTCTATTTCGGGTGCTGCAGGTGGATGTCAAGCAGAAGTTGGTTCAGCAGCTGCGATGGCTGCTGCTGCCATTGTAGAAATGTCTGGAGGTACTCCACAGCAATGTTCTGAGGCTTTTGCCATTTCAATGAAGAACATGCTTGGACTAGTTTGTGATCCGGTTGCGGGTTTAGTTGAAGTTCCGTGTGTGAAACGCAATGCAATGGGTGCTGCAAATGCATTAGTTTCTGCTGATATGGCACTTGCAGGTGTAACTAGTCGCATTCCATGTGATGAAGTAATTGATGCTATGTATAAAATTGGTCAAACGATGCCTACTGCTTTAAAAGAAACAGCGCAAGGTGGCTTAGCGGCGACACCAACAGGAAGAGCACTAGCTGAAAGAATTTTTGGTGCGGATTTTGTAAAAGGTGTCTAA